In Thermococcus camini, a genomic segment contains:
- a CDS encoding transposase, with product MNVRRLELLFALTLVLMMYVYPLALVGLWLLMEELVEYRESIRRSLIVFIASLPLYGAKIVLGISGWSRTLRITPVETSPAVINAVHVVFLTLQFLSLYFLYRALSLMSDDTGAEMLKTGGLMLLVAIPLHFVAITAYFIATWMGLILIIYRLEQTVGPPNIGRA from the coding sequence ATGAACGTTAGAAGGCTTGAGCTTCTTTTCGCGCTCACTCTGGTTCTGATGATGTACGTCTACCCGCTGGCCCTCGTGGGCCTCTGGCTCCTCATGGAGGAGCTCGTGGAGTATAGGGAGAGCATCAGAAGGTCGCTCATCGTTTTCATCGCTTCACTCCCCCTCTACGGGGCAAAGATAGTCCTCGGGATCTCGGGATGGAGCAGAACACTCAGAATAACTCCCGTGGAGACCAGCCCCGCGGTGATAAACGCCGTCCATGTAGTCTTCCTGACCCTGCAGTTCCTCAGCCTGTACTTCCTCTACCGCGCCCTCTCCCTGATGTCCGACGACACCGGTGCGGAGATGCTGAAGACCGGCGGGCTCATGCTTCTCGTTGCCATACCGCTCCACTTCGTCGCGATAACAGCCTACTTTATTGCGACGTGGATGGGACTCATCCTGATAATCTACAGGCTTGAGCAGACGGTCGGTCCTCCCAATATCGGAAGGGCGTAG
- a CDS encoding 6-hydroxymethylpterin diphosphokinase MptE-like protein, translated as MDWEEWRPFYLRIVREMGYSVEGDRRSARILRALLLEGDEYILRDELATIVGKRVYVFGCGPSLENALAEHDFSDGTLIAADGATSALLEHDMMPDIIVSDLDGRIPDLKLANDRGAFMVIHAHGDNVDKLTAYVPLFSRILGTTQAEPLDIVYNFGGFTDGDRAAFLAEELGAREIILVGFDFGETVGRWSKPGLRQHVPVWESKRKKFEFAKELLEWLKKNGKARIEYLTPDP; from the coding sequence ATGGACTGGGAAGAATGGAGGCCCTTCTACCTCCGCATCGTTCGGGAGATGGGGTACTCGGTGGAGGGAGACAGAAGATCCGCCAGAATCCTGAGGGCACTGCTCCTTGAGGGTGATGAGTACATCCTGAGGGATGAGTTAGCTACCATCGTCGGGAAAAGGGTCTACGTCTTTGGCTGTGGTCCAAGTCTGGAGAATGCTTTGGCGGAGCACGACTTTTCCGATGGGACGCTGATAGCGGCCGATGGGGCAACTTCTGCACTCCTCGAGCATGATATGATGCCCGACATCATCGTCTCCGACCTCGACGGCAGGATTCCTGACTTAAAGCTGGCAAACGACCGAGGAGCGTTCATGGTGATCCATGCGCACGGTGACAACGTGGATAAACTGACCGCCTACGTGCCGCTCTTCTCTAGGATACTGGGAACGACCCAGGCTGAACCGCTGGACATAGTTTACAACTTCGGCGGCTTCACCGACGGCGACAGGGCCGCTTTTCTGGCCGAGGAGCTGGGCGCGAGGGAAATAATCCTCGTCGGCTTCGACTTCGGCGAGACCGTGGGGAGGTGGAGCAAGCCCGGCTTGAGGCAGCACGTTCCGGTCTGGGAGAGCAAGAGGAAGAAGTTTGAGTTCGCAAAGGAACTGCTGGAATGGCTGAAGAAAAATGGGAAGGCGAGGATAGAGTACCTCACACCAGATCCCTGA
- a CDS encoding Hsp20/alpha crystallin family protein, with protein MVWRRDRYWDPFDLMREIQEEIDAIFRDVFRGPRLWSYREPSERYEFVSETWREPFVDIFDRGDRFVITVELPGVRKEDIKLRVTEDTVYLEAQVRREKELETEGAIRIERYYSGYRRVIRLPEEVIPEKAKARYNNGVLEIEIPKKAPKKEKGEGFEVKIE; from the coding sequence ATGGTCTGGAGGAGGGACCGCTACTGGGACCCCTTCGACCTGATGAGGGAGATTCAGGAGGAGATCGACGCCATCTTCAGGGACGTCTTTAGGGGCCCGAGGCTCTGGAGCTACCGCGAGCCAAGCGAGCGCTACGAGTTCGTCAGCGAGACCTGGCGCGAGCCCTTCGTGGACATCTTCGACAGGGGAGACAGGTTTGTCATAACGGTTGAACTGCCAGGAGTGCGCAAAGAGGACATCAAACTCCGCGTTACAGAGGACACAGTCTATCTTGAGGCCCAGGTGAGGCGCGAGAAGGAGCTTGAGACCGAGGGGGCAATAAGAATCGAACGCTACTACAGTGGTTACCGTAGGGTCATTCGCCTTCCAGAGGAGGTCATTCCAGAGAAGGCGAAAGCCAGATACAACAACGGCGTCCTTGAGATAGAGATACCCAAGAAGGCCCCGAAGAAGGAGAAAGGCGAGGGCTTCGAGGTCAAGATCGAGTGA
- a CDS encoding MBL fold metallo-hydrolase: MIIGKVGLDSSAKLAFQSHAHTDHFVSGEVIYSTRATKFLSHLRKGGFYREIEFGKVFYIGDFKAKLYPAGHMLGSAGIKLWLENGTLFYTGDTKLFKLRTAEKSRFPRADFLIVEATFGVPSFTFPTPREAEKKLIAFVEEALERDKRPVLYVNQTGKAQEVMKILDLHGYTVKASREILKVALVYSKFGVRFGNISADGEVVLRSYRSPRVENSISPWELTVSGFGRLKLSNHADFWELVRIVEKVHPERIFTVYGFAEEFARILRGLGYDAQPVSQNSVIEPVDMMTKT; encoded by the coding sequence ATGATAATAGGGAAAGTTGGCCTCGACAGCTCCGCAAAGCTCGCCTTCCAGAGCCACGCTCACACCGACCACTTCGTCAGCGGTGAGGTCATCTACTCCACCAGGGCGACCAAGTTCCTCAGCCACCTCCGGAAGGGCGGCTTCTACAGGGAAATCGAGTTCGGGAAGGTCTTTTATATCGGCGACTTCAAGGCGAAGCTCTATCCGGCCGGACACATGCTGGGCTCTGCCGGGATAAAGCTCTGGCTCGAAAACGGCACGCTGTTCTACACAGGAGATACAAAGCTGTTCAAGCTGAGGACTGCAGAGAAAAGCCGCTTTCCGAGGGCGGACTTCCTAATAGTCGAGGCCACTTTCGGCGTCCCAAGCTTCACGTTTCCAACGCCGAGAGAAGCAGAGAAGAAGCTGATAGCCTTCGTCGAGGAGGCCCTTGAGAGGGACAAAAGGCCCGTTCTCTACGTCAACCAGACCGGAAAAGCCCAGGAGGTCATGAAGATACTCGACCTTCACGGCTACACGGTCAAAGCATCGAGGGAAATACTCAAGGTGGCGCTCGTTTATTCGAAGTTCGGGGTTAGGTTCGGCAACATCTCGGCCGACGGCGAGGTCGTCCTTCGCTCCTACCGCTCGCCCCGGGTTGAGAACTCCATCTCACCCTGGGAGCTTACGGTTTCCGGTTTTGGAAGGCTGAAACTCAGCAACCACGCCGACTTCTGGGAGCTGGTCCGAATAGTGGAGAAGGTGCACCCGGAAAGGATTTTCACTGTTTATGGCTTTGCAGAGGAGTTCGCGAGGATTTTGAGGGGACTCGGCTACGATGCTCAGCCAGTATCCCAGAATTCCGTCATAGAGCCGGTGGACATGATGACAAAAACCTAG
- a CDS encoding CDC48 family AAA ATPase codes for MTEKREVKLKVASAYQRDVGRGIVRIDRKAMREIGVQSGDIIEIIGTKNTAAVVWPAYPEDEGLSIIRMDGTIRKNAGVGLGDEVTVRKAEVKEAKKVIVAPTEPIRFGHDFVEWFHSRLVGRPVVRGDYIKVGILGQELTFVVTATTPAGIVQITEFTEFQVSEKPVKEVSKTAALGVTYEDIGGLKDVIQKVREMIELPLKHPEIFEKLGIEPPKGVLLYGPPGTGKTLLAKAVANEANAHFIAINGPEIMSKYYGESEERLREVFKEAEENAPAIIFIDEIDAIAPKREETHGEVEKRVVSQLLTLMDGLKSRGKVIVIGATNRPDAIDPALRRPGRFDRELEVGVPDKTGRKEILQIHTRGMPIEPEFRKGRVMEILEELERNDAYRESAEKALMKVRNARDEEIPEILRGVDEKLYDEVKARLIDGLLEELAEVTHGFVGADLAALAREAAMAALRRLIKEGKIDFEAEHIPKEVLEELRVTRKDFYEALKMVEPSALREVLLEVPNVRWDDIGGLDEVKEELKEAVEWPLKYPEAFLGLGITPPKGILLYGPPGTGKTLLAKAVANESEANFIAIKGPEVLSKWVGESEKNIREIFRKARQAAPTVIFIDEIDAIAPRRGTDVNRVTDRLINQLLTEMDGIQENSGVVVIAATNRPDIIDPALLRPGRFDRLILVPAPDEKARLEIFKVHTRKVPLAEDVSLEELAKRTEGYTGADIEAVVREAAMLAMRRALQEGIIRPGMKADEIRGKVKVTMKDFEEAMKKIGPSVSEETMDYYRKIQEQFKQSRG; via the coding sequence ATGACCGAAAAGAGGGAAGTTAAGCTCAAGGTCGCCTCTGCTTACCAGAGGGACGTTGGAAGGGGAATAGTTAGGATAGACCGCAAAGCCATGCGCGAGATCGGTGTCCAGAGCGGCGACATCATCGAGATAATCGGAACCAAGAACACAGCAGCAGTTGTCTGGCCGGCCTATCCAGAAGATGAAGGACTGAGCATCATCAGGATGGACGGAACAATCAGGAAGAACGCCGGCGTCGGCCTCGGCGATGAGGTTACCGTGAGGAAGGCCGAGGTCAAGGAGGCGAAGAAGGTCATCGTTGCACCAACCGAGCCAATTCGCTTCGGCCACGACTTCGTTGAGTGGTTCCACAGCAGGCTCGTCGGAAGGCCCGTCGTTAGAGGAGACTACATCAAGGTCGGAATCCTCGGCCAGGAGCTGACCTTCGTGGTAACCGCGACGACCCCGGCTGGAATAGTTCAGATAACCGAGTTCACCGAGTTCCAGGTCAGCGAGAAACCCGTTAAGGAGGTCTCCAAGACCGCCGCCCTCGGCGTCACCTACGAGGACATCGGCGGCCTCAAGGACGTCATCCAGAAGGTCAGGGAGATGATTGAGCTCCCGCTCAAGCACCCGGAGATATTCGAGAAGCTCGGCATCGAGCCGCCCAAAGGTGTCTTACTCTACGGCCCGCCGGGAACCGGTAAGACCCTCCTGGCAAAGGCCGTTGCCAACGAGGCAAACGCGCACTTCATAGCCATCAACGGGCCGGAGATAATGAGCAAGTACTACGGAGAGAGCGAGGAAAGGCTTAGGGAGGTCTTCAAGGAGGCTGAAGAAAACGCGCCGGCGATAATCTTCATAGACGAGATCGACGCGATAGCTCCAAAGAGGGAAGAGACCCACGGCGAGGTCGAGAAGCGTGTCGTTTCACAGCTGCTCACGCTGATGGACGGTCTGAAGAGCCGCGGAAAGGTCATAGTCATCGGCGCAACCAACAGGCCAGACGCCATTGACCCAGCCCTGAGGAGGCCAGGAAGGTTTGACCGCGAGCTTGAGGTCGGCGTTCCCGACAAGACCGGCAGGAAGGAGATACTTCAGATACACACCAGGGGAATGCCCATCGAGCCGGAGTTCAGAAAGGGCAGGGTAATGGAGATACTGGAGGAGCTTGAGAGAAACGACGCCTACCGCGAGAGCGCAGAGAAAGCTTTGATGAAGGTCAGAAACGCGAGGGACGAGGAGATTCCGGAGATACTCAGGGGCGTAGACGAGAAGCTCTACGACGAGGTCAAGGCCAGGCTCATCGATGGACTCCTCGAAGAGCTGGCCGAGGTCACCCACGGCTTTGTTGGCGCTGACCTCGCGGCTCTGGCAAGGGAAGCTGCAATGGCCGCACTCAGGAGGCTCATCAAGGAGGGCAAGATTGACTTCGAGGCCGAGCACATACCCAAGGAGGTCCTTGAGGAGCTCAGGGTCACCAGGAAGGACTTCTACGAGGCCCTCAAGATGGTCGAGCCGTCGGCTCTGAGAGAGGTGCTCCTTGAGGTTCCGAACGTCCGCTGGGACGACATAGGTGGCCTTGATGAGGTCAAGGAGGAGCTGAAAGAGGCGGTGGAGTGGCCGCTCAAGTACCCGGAGGCCTTCCTCGGGCTCGGCATAACCCCGCCGAAGGGCATACTCCTCTACGGTCCGCCGGGAACCGGCAAAACGCTACTCGCAAAGGCCGTCGCCAACGAGAGCGAGGCCAACTTCATCGCCATCAAGGGCCCAGAGGTGCTCAGCAAGTGGGTTGGCGAGAGCGAGAAGAACATCCGCGAGATATTCAGGAAGGCGAGGCAAGCTGCTCCGACGGTGATATTCATAGACGAGATAGACGCAATAGCACCGCGCAGGGGAACCGACGTGAACAGGGTTACCGACAGGCTCATCAACCAGCTCTTGACAGAGATGGACGGAATTCAGGAGAACAGCGGAGTGGTGGTAATAGCGGCAACCAACAGGCCCGACATCATAGATCCGGCCCTGCTCAGGCCTGGGCGCTTTGACAGGCTCATACTCGTTCCCGCTCCAGACGAGAAGGCCAGACTGGAGATATTCAAGGTGCACACCAGGAAAGTTCCGCTGGCAGAGGATGTCAGCCTCGAAGAGCTTGCCAAGAGAACCGAAGGCTACACCGGTGCCGACATTGAGGCGGTGGTGAGAGAGGCCGCTATGCTCGCCATGAGGAGAGCGCTCCAGGAGGGCATAATAAGGCCCGGCATGAAGGCCGACGAGATAAGGGGAAAGGTCAAGGTGACGATGAAGGACTTCGAGGAGGCCATGAAGAAGATAGGCCCCAGCGTGAGCGAGGAAACCATGGACTACTACAGGAAGATTCAGGAGCAGTTCAAGCAGTCCCGCGGTTGA
- the mobB gene encoding molybdopterin-guanine dinucleotide biosynthesis protein B has product MRGIAFVGFKKSGKTTTVEAVARVLKERGYRVAVAKSMHTDFDREGSDTWRFSKVADTVLLRANDTDALLFNAKDINALFSMVSADFLLLEGFKSLQHVPKVICARNEEDVRELNDGLAIAVSGVIASAGVDEVDGLQVIDATKEPEKLADLVETRAFMLPNIDCGLCSFRCAEMARMIVSGEKTLRDCVVLSSKPKVTVKIDGQPLPMKDWVQELVEKTIKGMLSAMKGYREGRRIEIVIRDD; this is encoded by the coding sequence ATGAGGGGCATTGCCTTCGTGGGCTTCAAGAAGAGCGGGAAAACGACGACGGTTGAGGCCGTCGCGAGGGTTTTGAAGGAACGCGGCTACCGGGTGGCAGTAGCTAAGAGCATGCACACCGACTTCGACAGAGAGGGGAGCGATACGTGGCGCTTCTCAAAGGTCGCCGATACCGTCCTCCTCAGGGCGAACGATACCGATGCACTGCTCTTCAACGCCAAGGACATCAACGCTCTCTTCTCGATGGTCTCCGCCGATTTCCTCCTGCTCGAGGGGTTTAAATCTCTTCAGCACGTCCCCAAGGTTATATGCGCGAGGAACGAGGAGGATGTGAGGGAGCTCAACGACGGCCTCGCGATAGCGGTGAGTGGGGTCATTGCCTCAGCCGGCGTTGATGAGGTGGATGGTCTCCAAGTTATAGATGCCACCAAAGAGCCGGAAAAGCTCGCCGATTTGGTGGAGACGAGGGCCTTCATGCTCCCCAACATAGACTGCGGCCTCTGCAGCTTCCGCTGTGCGGAAATGGCGAGGATGATAGTGAGCGGCGAGAAAACGCTGAGGGACTGCGTTGTCCTCAGCTCAAAGCCCAAGGTGACCGTTAAGATAGACGGGCAACCATTGCCCATGAAGGACTGGGTGCAGGAGCTCGTCGAGAAAACTATCAAAGGCATGCTCTCGGCGATGAAGGGCTACCGCGAGGGAAGGAGGATAGAGATAGTGATTAGGGACGATTAG
- a CDS encoding PIN domain-containing protein, with translation MFVDTNVFYHYVTNGEFADLAEEILTSKEPKITSDTVVDEFLFIVIRREVRRNFGINSTLNLKEKLAKDGSLLEFVYKTGKRALAVFESFDVMIVPDSRDWAKILVLMKYYRMLPHDARIIATALEYGAKKVATFDTDFREAKEIVELSPDAFWESKS, from the coding sequence ATGTTCGTTGATACAAACGTCTTTTACCATTATGTGACCAACGGCGAGTTTGCGGATCTCGCTGAGGAAATCCTAACATCAAAAGAACCCAAGATAACTTCAGATACAGTTGTTGATGAATTTCTCTTCATTGTTATCAGGCGAGAGGTCCGAAGGAACTTCGGCATAAATTCCACACTCAACCTTAAGGAGAAACTTGCAAAAGATGGCTCCCTTTTAGAATTTGTTTACAAAACAGGAAAGCGAGCACTTGCGGTTTTCGAGAGCTTTGATGTCATGATCGTTCCGGACTCCCGTGATTGGGCGAAGATTTTGGTTCTCATGAAGTACTACAGAATGCTACCCCACGATGCGAGGATAATAGCCACTGCCCTCGAATATGGAGCGAAGAAAGTGGCAACCTTTGATACCGACTTTAGGGAAGCTAAAGAAATAGTAGAGCTCTCTCCGGACGCTTTCTGGGAATCTAAGTCCTAA
- a CDS encoding LSm family protein — translation MGEKQYLLDKTLETWKGKRVALAVSNEHSFTGILEDFDEEAILLRDVVDIAGNKAKALMVKIDDLNWIMLL, via the coding sequence ATGGGCGAGAAGCAGTACCTGCTCGATAAGACCCTTGAGACCTGGAAGGGGAAGAGGGTGGCCTTAGCTGTGAGCAACGAGCATTCCTTCACCGGAATCCTGGAGGACTTCGATGAGGAGGCCATACTCCTGAGGGACGTGGTGGACATAGCCGGAAACAAGGCCAAGGCCCTCATGGTGAAGATAGACGACCTCAACTGGATAATGCTCCTGTGA
- a CDS encoding ABC transporter substrate-binding protein, with the protein MASGCISGGGGGEEETATIVIGVTDKVTDLDPANAYDFYTWEVLNNVMEGLVKYKPGTLEIEPALAESWEVNEDSTVWTFHLRKDLKFADGTPLTAKDVVRSIERVMTIQGDPSWLVTDFVDRVEAKDDYTVVFYLKQPTAYFLALLTTPPYFPVHPNYAPDQIQSDQTAGGAGPYKITKWVRDEELVLEANPNYYGEKPKTEKIIIKFYRDASTMRLALQNGEIDIAWRTLRPSDIDSLKKGGNFNVIEVPGGFIRYICLNTKNDPTSNVKVRQALAAAVNRPEIAQKVFMGTVEPLYSLVPNGMWSHKDVFKEKYGDGNLELAKKLLSEAGYSESNPLEIQLWYTPTHYGDTEADLAQILKEQWEKTGMIKVTIKSAEWGTYTDYARNGQMQVYLLGWYPDYLDPDDYTTPFLKTGANKWAGTGYSNPTMDDLLSQAQRLSDQNERTKLYEQVQDILAQDVPYIPLIQGKLFVVTQKNVKGVTIGPDMIFRYSTLYKE; encoded by the coding sequence GTGGCAAGCGGATGTATAAGCGGCGGTGGTGGTGGAGAGGAAGAGACAGCGACGATAGTCATAGGAGTCACTGACAAGGTGACTGACCTCGATCCGGCCAACGCCTACGATTTCTACACCTGGGAGGTCCTCAACAACGTCATGGAGGGCCTGGTGAAGTACAAACCCGGAACCCTCGAAATCGAGCCGGCTTTGGCCGAGAGCTGGGAGGTCAACGAGGACTCTACCGTTTGGACCTTCCACCTGAGGAAGGACCTTAAATTCGCGGACGGAACTCCGCTAACGGCTAAGGACGTTGTTAGGAGCATTGAGAGGGTAATGACCATCCAGGGTGACCCATCCTGGCTCGTTACGGACTTCGTGGACAGGGTTGAGGCCAAGGACGACTACACTGTTGTCTTCTACCTCAAACAGCCCACCGCGTACTTCCTGGCCCTTCTCACAACTCCTCCCTACTTCCCGGTCCACCCCAACTACGCCCCAGACCAGATACAGAGCGACCAAACAGCTGGCGGTGCGGGTCCCTACAAGATAACCAAGTGGGTGCGCGATGAGGAGCTCGTCCTCGAGGCCAACCCGAACTACTACGGCGAGAAGCCCAAGACGGAAAAGATAATCATCAAGTTCTACCGCGACGCGTCAACTATGCGCCTCGCCCTCCAGAACGGCGAGATAGACATCGCCTGGAGGACGCTCAGGCCGAGCGACATAGACAGCCTGAAGAAGGGCGGAAACTTCAACGTCATAGAGGTGCCGGGCGGATTCATCCGCTACATCTGCCTCAACACCAAGAACGACCCAACGAGCAACGTCAAGGTCAGGCAGGCGCTTGCCGCAGCAGTTAACAGGCCCGAGATAGCCCAGAAGGTCTTCATGGGAACGGTCGAGCCCCTCTACAGCCTGGTTCCGAACGGGATGTGGAGCCACAAGGACGTCTTCAAGGAGAAGTACGGCGACGGCAACCTGGAGCTGGCAAAGAAGCTCCTAAGCGAGGCCGGCTACTCCGAGAGCAACCCGCTGGAGATACAGCTCTGGTACACGCCGACCCACTACGGCGACACCGAGGCGGACCTCGCCCAGATACTCAAGGAGCAGTGGGAGAAGACCGGAATGATAAAGGTCACCATCAAGAGCGCCGAATGGGGAACCTACACAGACTACGCCAGGAACGGCCAGATGCAGGTCTACCTGCTCGGCTGGTATCCGGACTACCTCGACCCCGATGACTACACCACGCCGTTCCTCAAGACCGGCGCCAACAAGTGGGCGGGAACCGGCTACTCCAACCCGACGATGGACGACCTCCTGAGCCAGGCCCAGAGGCTCAGCGACCAGAACGAGAGGACGAAGCTCTACGAGCAGGTTCAGGACATACTCGCCCAGGACGTTCCGTACATACCGCTGATACAGGGCAAGCTCTTCGTGGTGACCCAGAAGAACGTCAAGGGAGTGACCATAGGTCCGGACATGATATTCCGCTACTCGACCCTCTACAAGGAGTGA
- a CDS encoding ABC transporter ATP-binding protein, with product MSTYIIETEKLTKFFGRMNVVYHLNLKVPRGAVYGFLGPNGAGKTTTIKMLTGALKPTYGEIRIFDLDMPRERVEIMRKVGYMPEKPLAYEDMTIFEFLTYMGRLIGLPKGEAIKQARELMAYTGVGKLAFNRIRELSSGQRQRVSFAMALLGNPELLILDEPTSNLDPLGRMEFIGKVLELAKAGKTIFISSHIVSEIERTCNHVGLIKDGQLIEQGRVRDLVNVEGTDYDVLVSDNGKLLEFLKDKVYVREAWEEEGILRVKLDERFAEQFFLELPMFLAENELALKLFKSHTSPLERILMKRFSVGWKE from the coding sequence ATGTCCACCTACATTATCGAGACCGAAAAGCTCACCAAGTTCTTCGGCAGGATGAACGTTGTGTACCATCTCAACCTGAAGGTTCCCAGAGGTGCAGTCTACGGCTTCCTCGGCCCCAACGGTGCCGGGAAGACCACCACGATAAAGATGCTGACCGGGGCTCTGAAGCCGACCTACGGTGAGATAAGGATTTTTGACCTCGATATGCCGCGCGAGAGGGTTGAAATAATGCGGAAGGTTGGCTACATGCCCGAAAAGCCCCTCGCGTATGAAGACATGACGATCTTCGAGTTCCTGACGTACATGGGTCGTCTCATTGGGCTTCCTAAGGGGGAGGCAATAAAGCAGGCGAGGGAGCTGATGGCCTACACGGGAGTTGGAAAGCTGGCATTTAACAGGATAAGGGAGCTCTCAAGCGGTCAGAGGCAGAGGGTCAGCTTTGCCATGGCCCTCCTCGGAAACCCTGAGCTTCTAATCCTCGACGAGCCCACGAGCAACCTCGACCCCCTCGGGAGGATGGAGTTCATCGGCAAGGTTCTGGAGCTGGCCAAGGCCGGGAAGACCATCTTCATAAGCTCTCACATAGTCAGTGAGATAGAGAGGACCTGCAACCACGTCGGCCTGATCAAGGACGGCCAGCTCATCGAACAGGGGCGCGTTAGGGACCTGGTGAACGTCGAGGGGACTGACTACGACGTCCTTGTCTCGGACAACGGGAAGCTCCTGGAGTTTCTGAAGGATAAGGTCTACGTCAGGGAGGCCTGGGAAGAAGAGGGAATCCTCCGAGTGAAGCTCGACGAGAGGTTCGCGGAGCAGTTCTTTTTAGAGCTCCCGATGTTTCTGGCCGAGAACGAGCTGGCGCTCAAGCTCTTCAAGTCCCATACGAGTCCGCTGGAGAGAATCCTGATGAAGCGCTTCAGCGTGGGGTGGAAAGAATGA
- a CDS encoding ABC transporter permease, whose protein sequence is MSDESMNPFQSALWVVFESEFRRLIRSRKLKVLFLATFFPAFIYLLSPNASGTGVNAMLKAFQALMLDLIPNYWLGIIGQLIAIILMSDLLAGEIDRGTIRLLLARPVRLSEVVIAKFLAGLSSLAVLFGVPYAVIWLYSPVVYSAGAKGLWEGLSDFLLALGATLLVLALLGALAMLVSVIITRPLYASLATFGVVFLLQFLLPQIPYIKNPERYTLGYQAVVLLKAGFDRIDLSTFVGNSSHTAVFFGAVVLLFLAGTWAVLINRDFPD, encoded by the coding sequence ATGAGCGATGAAAGCATGAATCCATTTCAGAGCGCCCTCTGGGTGGTCTTTGAGAGCGAGTTCAGGAGATTGATCCGCTCAAGGAAGCTCAAGGTTCTCTTCTTGGCCACGTTCTTTCCCGCGTTCATCTACCTCCTCAGCCCGAATGCGTCAGGAACCGGCGTCAATGCAATGCTCAAGGCGTTCCAGGCACTCATGCTCGACCTGATCCCCAACTACTGGCTCGGCATAATCGGCCAGCTCATCGCGATAATCCTCATGAGCGACCTCCTCGCGGGCGAGATAGACAGGGGGACGATAAGGCTTCTCCTCGCGAGGCCGGTGAGACTGAGCGAGGTTGTCATAGCTAAGTTTCTCGCCGGACTCAGCTCCCTCGCGGTTCTCTTCGGGGTTCCTTACGCCGTTATCTGGCTCTACAGCCCGGTCGTTTACAGTGCAGGCGCGAAGGGCCTCTGGGAAGGTCTGTCCGACTTTCTCCTTGCCCTGGGGGCGACGCTCCTCGTTTTAGCTCTCCTCGGTGCCCTGGCCATGCTGGTCTCGGTCATCATAACGCGCCCGCTCTACGCCTCGCTGGCCACCTTCGGAGTCGTGTTCCTCCTCCAGTTCCTCCTGCCCCAGATCCCCTACATCAAAAACCCGGAGCGCTACACCCTCGGCTATCAGGCTGTGGTTCTGCTGAAGGCTGGATTCGATAGGATTGACCTGAGTACCTTCGTTGGAAATTCCTCCCATACGGCCGTCTTCTTCGGTGCAGTGGTGTTGCTGTTTCTCGCCGGCACCTGGGCGGTTCTCATAAACCGCGACTTCCCCGACTGA
- a CDS encoding M67 family metallopeptidase gives MRLIIRQVDLKEIIKMTEKSDVEICGFLFGHRDGERIEVEEVRFVPNRLSGDAFEMEPLEMVRAIDEAEEKGLEVVGIFHSHLKCPPRPSGRDLRGMRLWPVVWLIVDEKGNYGAYVLEGDKIREVEVEVVGTE, from the coding sequence ATGAGGCTGATAATCCGACAAGTGGATTTAAAAGAGATCATCAAAATGACAGAAAAGAGCGACGTCGAAATATGCGGCTTCCTCTTCGGCCACAGGGACGGGGAGCGGATTGAAGTCGAGGAAGTCCGCTTCGTCCCCAACAGGTTGAGTGGAGATGCCTTCGAGATGGAGCCGCTCGAGATGGTGAGGGCAATCGACGAGGCCGAGGAGAAAGGACTTGAGGTGGTAGGCATCTTCCACTCCCACCTGAAGTGTCCGCCGAGGCCGAGCGGCAGGGATTTAAGGGGCATGAGGCTCTGGCCGGTCGTCTGGCTGATAGTCGACGAGAAGGGAAACTACGGGGCGTATGTGCTGGAAGGGGACAAAATCCGAGAGGTAGAGGTTGAGGTCGTAGGGACAGAATAA